In one Podarcis muralis chromosome 7, rPodMur119.hap1.1, whole genome shotgun sequence genomic region, the following are encoded:
- the ZBTB8B gene encoding zinc finger and BTB domain-containing protein 8B, protein MEMQSYYTKLLGELNEQRKRDFFCDCSIIVEGRIFKAHKNILFANSGYFRALLIHYIQDSGRHSTASLDIVTSEAFSIILDFLYSGKLDLCGENVIEVMSAASYLQMTDVVNFCKTYIRSSLDICRKIEREAAFYQADSGSSSSAREGTSYGAKSQCSASVSSLQEKERVPDCQRDPPCGECCSCHPIQLVVRDPVSSDSPDDTNSSLPKVVEPKVEFDADEVEVEVGERLQQYPTPLTIEQIEEGLHSGQAMDLACNNYHMKQFLEALLRNSAAQRKDDVVHHFVRGFEGRPEDAGVPMSSVVDIHNDWYGEDAGDVLVVPIKLHKCPFCPYTAKQKGILKRHIRSHTGERPYPCEICGKRFTRQEHLRSHALSVHRSNKPIICKGCRRTFTSSLSQGLRRFGLCDSCTCVTTTHEDSMPINLSLMEPSSEGQEKSDPDNDWPIYVESGDENDPPEDDDADPDPDDKQDLHREALM, encoded by the exons ATGGAGATGCAATCTTACTACACCAAACTCTTGGGAGAGCTCAATGAGCAGCGGAAGAGGGACTTCTTTTGTGACTGTAGCATCATTGTGGAGGGGAGGATTTTCAAAGCCCACAAAAACATTCTGTTTGCCAACAGTGGTTACTTCAGAGCTTTGCTGATCCACTACATCCAAGACAGTGGCCGACACAGCACTGCTTCCCTGGACATTGTTACATCAGAGGCCTTCTCAATTATCCTGGACTTCCTTTATTCAGGGAAGTTGGATCTTTGTGGGGAAAACGTGATTGAAGTTATGTCTGCAGCCAGTTACCTGCAGATGACTGATGTTGTCAACTTCTGCAAGACATACATCAGGTCGTCACTGGACATCTGCAGGAAAATAGAGAGAGAAGCTGCCTTTTATCAGGCTGACAGTGGGAGCTCTAGTTCTGCTCGAGAGGGCACGTCGTATGGGGCAAAGAGCCAGTGCTCAGCGTCAGTTTCATCTCTgcaggagaaagagagggttCCAGATTGCCAGCGAGACCCTCCCTGCGGGGAATGTTGCAGCTGCCACCCCATTCAGCTTGTAGTCCGGGACCCTGtaagcagtgactctccagatgaCACAAATTCTTCACTGCCCAAAGTGGTAGAACCCAAAGTAGAGTTTGATGCAGACGAAGTGGAAGTGGAAGTTGGCGAGCGACTGCAGCAGTACCCAACACCGCTGACGATTGAGCAGATAGAGGAGGGGCTCCATAGTGGCCAGGCCATGGACCTGGCATGCAACAACTATCACATGAAGCAGTTTCTAGAAGCTCTGCTGCGCAACAGTGCAGCCCAGAGGAAGGACGATGTGGTCCATCATTTTGTCCGCGGGTTTGAGGGTAGGCCAGAGGATGCAGGAGTGCCCATGAGTTCCGTGGTGGACATTCACAATGACTGGTATGGAGAGGATGCAG GTGATGTGCTGGTCGTGCCGATCAAGCTGCACAAGTGCCCATTCTGCCCATACACGGCCAAACAGAAAGGGATCCTGAAGCGGCACATCCGTTCACACACGGGCGAGAGGCCCTACCCATGCGAGATATGCGGCAAGCGTTTCACACGGCAGGAGCACCTCCGGAGTCATGCTCTGAGT GTCCATCGGTCAAACAAGCCAATCATCTGCAAGGGCTGCAGGAGAACGTTTACAAGCAGCCTGTCCCAAGGCTTGCGCCGCTTTGGATTGTGCGACAGCTGCACTTGTGTTACGACTACGCACGAGGATTCGATGCCCATTAACCTCAGTCTGATGGAACCTTCGTCTGAAGGCCAAGAAAAGAGCGACCCAGACAACGACTGGCCCATCTATGTGGAATCTGGTGATGAAAACGACCCCCCTGAAGATGATGATGCTGACCCTGATCCTGACGACAAGCAGGATCTCCATCGAGAAGCACTTATGTAG